The Lachnospiraceae bacterium KM106-2 nucleotide sequence CCATGAGAAGATTGGTGATCAGACACATATTATACTAAATGAATATCGTGATAGTGAGAAAGATCCTAATCCAATTGCAAAAGCAATGTCATATATGAAGATAAATATGAAGATGATTCAAAATCCAAACGACCATGAAGTGGCAGATCTTATGACGGATGGATGTAATATGGGAATTAAATCTATTCATAAGTATCTAAATCAATATGATCAAGCTTCTTCTAATGTAAAGCAATTATCAATGGATCTTATTCAACTCGAAGAAAATTTGAGAAAAGATTTATGTAAGTATTTATAATGGATTGTCAACATTGATCATATCCTGTCATACATTATTATGAGGGGTGTGGTCATATGAAACTTCATAAAAATTTTTTTATGCGATTAACGTTGATCGATCGTACCTTGATCATTATCATGTGTATTCTTATGATACAGATTGCAGTAAGCTTACTACTGTTTTATGATTCAAGTGAGACGATAAAGACCAATGATATTGATATCGTGGTAAGGACAACAGCAGCAGCGGTTTTCGGATATTTTTTGAGTGGTAATTTTACAAGAAGATTAAAACCAAGAAGTGATTGCCCGCTTACGGTTGAAGCAGAGGATCGTAAGCCAACGTTGAAGGAGGAACAAGTAGTCATTGTTTCTATCTTTGGAATCAGTGCGCTAATCATATTAATCCTTGCGAGAGATTTCTTACCATTTACGCCGTATGTTCAATCGAGTGTATCACAGTTAAGAGATTTTGTTTCTAGCTGTGTTGGCTTTCTAGTAGGAAGTCCATGTAAAAATAGAACGCAAACGAAATAAGTTTGGGTTCTATTTTTTGTAAGAAATATGTAAAAGGTATAGATATTAGCTTCTTTTTGTTATATAACTATAAGAAAGAAAACACAGTCAGATAAGAGGATTAATAGATGGAAGATTTTAAATGGAAAATTGGAGAATATGAATTTCATACCAAAGAAGGTTATATGGAAGGACTCCAGGATATGAAAAAGATCGCTAAGATCAAAGGAACGATCGACGTACATAATGCTGATATGGCGAAACAAATTTATCGTAAGCTACAAGCAAGGCAGATATTTCATACTCAGATCGGAGCTGATTTTATTCGAAGTCTCAAAGAGACGATTGAAACCAATGATCAGCTGATCGCATCTCATGAGGTAGAGGAAGAAACAGAGAAGATCTATTTTTCAAGTGGTAAAATACATCGAAATCGAATGTTGGTCGCAGGTGTCATTACGCTCACATTGCTGATCGGTATTAGAATGTTGTATACGCCAGAAAAGAAGAAGATCAAACAGGCAGCAGAGCAATTTGTTACTTCCTTTTATGATGAAAAGGACTTGAATAAGACCACAAGCTATATGACAGATCAGTATAAAAAGGATAAGTTATCGGACATGAAACAGACATTATCCTACATTAAGAATGAAGTTTCTTATCAAGATATCTCTGATTTTAAAATCATCTCAAATGACAAGAAAGATGCAACGATCCATCTTGTATTGAAGACTAAGAAGAATGAGAAAGAGGACCAATTTGTCTGTAAGATTAGAATGAAGAAGATTTCAGATGAATGGCAAGTCTCGTATTTTGGCTGTGATAGTTAAAGGAGAGGTACTTATGAATCAATTAGACAAAAACAAGAAGATTTTATTGAATGTGTATCCGGGAATATTAATAGCAGTTTTATTGGTAGCGTCTTATGTAACGACAGATATTGTGAAAGCAAATGAAGTAGGTTTCTATATCTTTACGACAAGCATATATCTTATTATTCCAATGTCATTCTTTGGACAAGGTATCTTCTGCAGACGATATCGAGAAAATGTAGCAATTGCATTGGCTTGTTCGATGGTATTGTTTTTAGTAGCTATGGGCATCGCATTTGTTACCTTCCCAATTGCATTTGCAGTGTTTTATGCAGTATTTGGTTTTATAGGATATGGAATTTACTATCTATACGAAATGTTAATCACAATGAGAAATAAAAAAGGTAATAATTATAGAAATAAAAAAATTGGGTAGTATTCTTAATAAAAATAGAATATGGGGGAAAGAGAATGAATAATAGACTCATTGCAATTATTGCGACTGCGGGAACGTTAGCAGCTTGTATCGTTGTAAATGCCTATCTTGCTTGCCCGGATGTTATGGTTACCATTTATAATAACACGAATGTATCTTTAAAGGGACTTGTGGTTACTTATGATAATGCACACAAAGGAAAAGATGTTGGGACATTAGGAAAATACAAAAATTGCAATGTGAATATTGATCTGCCAGGTGATTTTTCGGAAGGCGAGATCAGCCTTCATTACCATGATAAGAAAAATCAAGAGCATGCGCATATTCTGGTACCCTATTTTGAAAAAGGACAGAATCAGAAAATTAAGGTTCATATTAGGAAGATTACCAAAGATAAAAAATTAGAAATTGAAGTTTAGGCTGTAGTTGTTGCGGTCTTTGATAAAAGCTTAAGCCTTGCCTTAAGCTTTTTTTTTCGTTATAATGAGATATTAAATAATATGATTAGCGTGGAGGGCAGCGAATGGCTGGAAAGTTTTATGCAGTAAGAAAAGGTAGAAAGACAGGAGTATTCGGTTCTTGGGCTGAATGTACGGAGCAGATCCATGGTTTTAGTGGAGCTGAATATAAGAGTTTTAAGACGATGCAGGAAGCGTTAGACTTCGTGCAGGGTCCTGTTAAGAAGGCCACACGTCCCGTTGTTGATGATAAAGAGAAAGCAGTCGCTTATGTGGATGGAAGTTATAATGTTCATACAAAAGAATATAGTTACGGTGCAGTACTGCTTCATGATGGAGAAGAGTTTGAGTTTAGTGAAAAAGGAACGGATTCTTCCTTAGCAGAGATGAGAAATGTAGCCGGGGAGATCCTAGGTGCAGAAATGATGATGGAAGCATGTATTGAGCGCGGAGTAAAGGAATTAGATCTTTACTATGATTATGAAGGAATTGAAAAGTGGTGTACCGGTGTATGGCAGGCAAGAAAGCCAGGAACTATGGCATATGCAGCAAGATATCAGGAATTTCAAAAGAAGCTTCATGTGAATTTTCATAAAGTAGCAGCTCATACAGGGGTAGAACTGAATGAGCGAGTAGATCAATTAGCGAAAAAAGCGCTTGGAATCTAAGAAAAGTAGAATAGTTTACAACCAATTGGCGAAACGATATAATGAAGAGATAAAACCAGAACTAGGAGAAAACCATGATTCGAGAAACATTTGATTCGATTATAAGAAGTGATATAGATGACCTTACATTACGTAAGGGATTAAGTGAGTTACGTAAAGAGTTGAAGGAAGAGGGAGGCGTTCATGCCCTTCGCTACTATATGGAGGGAAAAGAAGATCCATTCCCTTCTTTTTTATGTAAAGAGGATGCTAAGGTTCGTAAAAATACGGCATTACTCATGGGTGATCTAGGAAATAATGCGTATGTGAGCGACTTGTACCAAGCATACGAGAAAGAAGACAAGAGATTTATCAAAAGCTCTTATCTTGAGGCAATGAAGGATTTAAATTATGAAGAGTATCTTCCTAACTTTAAAAGTCGTTTAGAGGAGCTTTCAGAAGTAGAGATTACAGAAGAAAATAAAAAACATGTTAGTGAAGAGATGAGAGCGTTATCCAATCTTGTAGTTGCTTATGAAGGAATTCGAATGCATACATTTAAGGGAATGCACGAGTTATCAAATCTGGTATTGCTTACGAATCGAGATCATATTGATGTGACAATGGATCAGTTAAAATCGATGCGAGCAAAAGCATTTAATGCTGGAGTTATGGTTGAAACAGATGAGTTAGAAGAAATACTAGAGATTCGTACTTATGAGGAGATGCTATTTATGGTGGACGGCATGAAAGCATGTTATCCAGATCCTGATAAGGCAGCAAAGACGATCGTGAACTCATCCTTAATGGAATTTTTGACGAAACGACATAAAGGGAAGGCACCATTTTATTTTAGAATTGAATTAAAGAGTAAGATGGAACTAGATAAGAAGAGTCAGTTTACAAAGCGTCTTTCTTCTGAAATTGAACGACTTAGTAAACGTGAATTGATCAACAGTACTTCTAATTATGAGTTTGAGATCCGTCTGATCCAAAATAAAGATGGTAACTATAATATGTTAGTGAAGTTATATACGATATTGGACAAGCGTTTCCGTTATCGTAAGGAAGTGATTCCAGCGAGTATTCGACCAACGAATGCAGCACTTACCGTAGCTCTTGCAAAAGATTATCTAAAAGCTGATGCACAAATCTTAGATCCATTCTGTGGTGTTGGTACGATGTTGATCGAACGCCATAAGTATTTAAATGCAAATACTATGTATGGAATCGATTGTTATGGAGATGCCATCGAGAAAGCAAGAGTGAATACAGAAGCGGCAAGACAGATCATTCACTATGTGAATCGCGATTTCTTTGAATTTAAACATGATTATCTTTTTGATGAAGTAATCACTGATATGCCATTTGTAACAGGAAGAAAAACAGAAGAAGAGATCTATGACCTTTATTATCGATTCTTTACTAAGATTCGAGAGCATTTAAAAGAGGATGCAGTCCTTATTTTATATTCTCATAATCGCGATATGATAAGAGCTTTGTCAAAGACAAAAGGTTTTATCATTGAGAAAGAATTCGAAATCTCAAGAAAAGAAGGAACCTATGTGTATGTGCTTCGTTACTAAACGACGATGCTTAGGAATTCTTCTGTTACTAATGATAAGCATGGTTACAATTGGATGTAAAAGAGAAAAAGCGGTTGTTGTAAAGACGCTGGAAGAAAAAAAGACTTCAGCAAAAGAAGTGAAACCGGAAGAAAAGACATATTCTTTTGTTGATGTATTAGGAAATGCGTATCAGACAGAGTTATTGTCGGATGTGGCAAAAAACAAATTTGATCTCTCAAGGATCATTACGAAAAAAGGCTATCGTTACTATACGGACGAAAAGGGAAAGATCATTTCACGTCTTGGAATTGACGTTTCTAAGTATCAAGGAGATATCGATTTTAAGAAAGTGAAAGAAACAGGAATTGATTTTGTGATCATTCGTCTTGGATTCCGCGGTTATGGTAAGGATGGAAAAATCAAGTTAGATGAGAAGTTTAAGAAAAACTGTAAAGCAGCATTAGATTCCGGATTAAAAGTCGGGGTATATTTCTTCTCCCAAGCGATCAATGAGAAAGAGGCCAAGGAAGAGGCTGCGTTTGTAATCAAACATTTAAAAAAATATAAGATTACGTACCCGGTAGTATTTGATACCGAAGAGATGAAGGTAGAGGGAGCCAGAACAGAAGGCATCAAGAAGGAAATCTTCACAAATAATTGCATTACCTTTTGTGATGCGATCAAAAAAGCAGGTTATCATCCAATGATCTATGCAAATATGAAATGGATGGCATTTACCTTAGATTTACCAAAGTTAGAATCCTATGATAAGTGGTATGCAGATTATGAAGCCTTGCCACAATCCCCTTATCAGTACTCGATCTGGCAGTATACAGAGACCGGAAAAGTCGATGGAGTAAAGGGAAATGTGGATTTAAATGTGGATTTTATTGGATATTGATTTTCGTTGACTTTTCGAATAAACCGTTGTACATTTATACAATGTAATAAAATCGGAAAAGAAAAGTGTGGTGAGCAAAATGGACGATGGATGTAGTAATAATGGTGGCATAAAACCCAAAGGGAAAAACGCAAACTTTTATGGACATTCATGGTCCATTTTTGCGTGCAATTTTATGTCCATCTGCTAAGAAAAGTTAATATTATGCAGAATTGGAGACGGGAAGATGAGAAAAGAAATCATTACATTTTTAAGAAATAGTCAATATAATGAGCTGAAAAATTATCTAATGGAAATGAACAGTGCGGATGTGGCACAGATATTAGTCGAGCTTAGTCCTGAGAATATGCTGTTTTTATTTCGTCTATTAGAAAAAGATATGGCAGCAGATACCTTTGCTTATATGGAATCGGAATTCCAGGAAAAATTAATTCGTGCGATGTCCGATGCAGAGTTAAAAGACGTTGTCAGTAAATTGTACTTAGATGATACAGTTGCTTTGATCGGAGAATTACCAGCCAATTTGGTAAAGAGAATTTTGAAACAGACGCAACCAAGTCAGAGAGCATTGATCAATGAGTTCTTGAAATATCCTTCTGATAGTGCAGGAAGTTTTATGACGATCGAGTTTGTTGATCTAAAAGCATCTATGACCGTAAAAGAAGCAATCGATAGAATCCGTAAAGTTGGTGTAAATAAAGAAACGATCTATACTTGTTATGTTCTAGATAAGTGTCGTAGATTAGAAGGTATCGTTACCGTTAAGGGATTATTATTAGCGGAGAATGATACTTGTATTTCGGAAATTATGAATACGAATCCGATCATGGTTACAACTTTAGAAGATAAAGAGAATGTAGCTAAGAAATTTGAAAAATATGATCTTTTATCTATGCCGGTTGTTGATCAGGAAAATCGTTTAGTTGGTATCATTACCATCGATGATGCAATGGATGTGATGCAGGAAGAGAATACAGAAGATTTTACGAAGATGGCAGCTATCAGTCCATCAGAAGATAGTTACTTTGGTACAAGTGTATTTAAGCATGCAAGAAATCGTTTTGTATGGTTATTAGCATTAATGTTATCTGCAACGGTGACAGGATTATTAATTACAAAATATGAAAATGCATTTGCAGTAGTACCACTTTTAGTATCATTTATTCCAATGTTAATGGATACTGGCGGAAACTGTGGGTCACAAAGTTCAACATTAGTAATTCGTGGACTTGCAATCGAAGAGTTTTATACAAAAGATTTCTTACGTGTATTATGGAAAGAAATTAGGGTTTCTTTATTAGTTGGTGTAGGACTTGCTGTTGTAAATGGAATTCGTATTGTAATCCAATATAATGATGTGTCACTTGCAGTTGTAGTAGGATTAACTTTGATCTGTACGGTTGCTTTGTCAAAATGTCTTGGCTGTATATTACCAATGTTAGCAAAAAAGATGAATTTAGATCCAGCTCTTATGGCAGCACCATTAATTACAACCGTAGTGGATACTTGTTCTATCATCATTTATTTTACAATCGCAACTCATATTATGAATTTATAGAAGGGACGGGAGACAAGCTTGACCATCCGACATTTAGAAATTTTTGTTGCAGTTGCGGACTGCAACAGTATGAGTAAGGCAGCTAAACAACTATATGTGTCCCAGCCATCCGTATCGCAGGTGATTCAGGAGATAGAAGGAACGTATGGGGTACGATTATTTGAACGATTAAATGGTAAACTCTTTATTACGGATAATGGGAGAAAGTTGTTGCAGTCAGCCAGACATCTCGTAAAGAACTTTCAAGAAATGGAACAAGAGATGTACCAGTCCGGTAAGAAGCCTACTCTCTCGATCGGTGGAACGGTGAGTGTTGGTGCATGTCTTCTGAGTAATCTCATTGAGCAATATGAACAGGATTATGAGGAAGCTAAGGTTACTATTGTCGTTAATAATATTACC carries:
- a CDS encoding magnesium transporter; protein product: MRKEIITFLRNSQYNELKNYLMEMNSADVAQILVELSPENMLFLFRLLEKDMAADTFAYMESEFQEKLIRAMSDAELKDVVSKLYLDDTVALIGELPANLVKRILKQTQPSQRALINEFLKYPSDSAGSFMTIEFVDLKASMTVKEAIDRIRKVGVNKETIYTCYVLDKCRRLEGIVTVKGLLLAENDTCISEIMNTNPIMVTTLEDKENVAKKFEKYDLLSMPVVDQENRLVGIITIDDAMDVMQEENTEDFTKMAAISPSEDSYFGTSVFKHARNRFVWLLALMLSATVTGLLITKYENAFAVVPLLVSFIPMLMDTGGNCGSQSSTLVIRGLAIEEFYTKDFLRVLWKEIRVSLLVGVGLAVVNGIRIVIQYNDVSLAVVVGLTLICTVALSKCLGCILPMLAKKMNLDPALMAAPLITTVVDTCSIIIYFTIATHIMNL
- a CDS encoding ribonuclease HI-related protein, encoding MAGKFYAVRKGRKTGVFGSWAECTEQIHGFSGAEYKSFKTMQEALDFVQGPVKKATRPVVDDKEKAVAYVDGSYNVHTKEYSYGAVLLHDGEEFEFSEKGTDSSLAEMRNVAGEILGAEMMMEACIERGVKELDLYYDYEGIEKWCTGVWQARKPGTMAYAARYQEFQKKLHVNFHKVAAHTGVELNERVDQLAKKALGI
- a CDS encoding transcriptional regulator, GntR family → MDRDDTVKLLKECNAGVKTAVTSIDEILPKVQEDELKRILGQSKQDHEKIGDQTHIILNEYRDSEKDPNPIAKAMSYMKINMKMIQNPNDHEVADLMTDGCNMGIKSIHKYLNQYDQASSNVKQLSMDLIQLEENLRKDLCKYL
- a CDS encoding putative RNA methylase, which translates into the protein MIRETFDSIIRSDIDDLTLRKGLSELRKELKEEGGVHALRYYMEGKEDPFPSFLCKEDAKVRKNTALLMGDLGNNAYVSDLYQAYEKEDKRFIKSSYLEAMKDLNYEEYLPNFKSRLEELSEVEITEENKKHVSEEMRALSNLVVAYEGIRMHTFKGMHELSNLVLLTNRDHIDVTMDQLKSMRAKAFNAGVMVETDELEEILEIRTYEEMLFMVDGMKACYPDPDKAAKTIVNSSLMEFLTKRHKGKAPFYFRIELKSKMELDKKSQFTKRLSSEIERLSKRELINSTSNYEFEIRLIQNKDGNYNMLVKLYTILDKRFRYRKEVIPASIRPTNAALTVALAKDYLKADAQILDPFCGVGTMLIERHKYLNANTMYGIDCYGDAIEKARVNTEAARQIIHYVNRDFFEFKHDYLFDEVITDMPFVTGRKTEEEIYDLYYRFFTKIREHLKEDAVLILYSHNRDMIRALSKTKGFIIEKEFEISRKEGTYVYVLRY